One region of Labrus mixtus chromosome 1, fLabMix1.1, whole genome shotgun sequence genomic DNA includes:
- the LOC132976141 gene encoding uncharacterized protein LOC132976141 has translation MSVALYSASGNNASLHSTTVGGSKPLHRFIKGQPKIIGVIVLILGSSNVILSISTSIINSPNFHHIWGVIPPGIVIGLLFITTGILFILTEHNPTKKTVTISLALSIVTVLGTCWTALHIIPDLIHSHYRYEYLVDNITEEEEWTSYDEAMERSFEAIFLLYTLMGGIIFTVMSVMAGAALRSTKSQTMIMMTTPTSETQVDQRGQEDGLNCERMSEEK, from the exons ATGTCTGTTGCGCTTTACTCTGCGAGTGGGAATAATGCAAGTCTTCACAGCACCACAGTAGGGGGAAGCAAACCTTTACATCGCTTCATCAAGGGACAACCCAAGATAATTGgc GTCATAGTGCTGATCCTGGGCTCATCTAACGTCATCCTTTCCATTTCTACATCGATCATCAACTCTCCTAATTTTCATCACATCTGGGGGGTCATCCCGCCCGGCATCGTGATTGGACTTCTG TTTATCACAACTGGgattctgtttattttgactGAACACAATCCAACCAAGAAAACA GTAACCATTTCACTGGCTCTGAGTATTGTGACTGTACTTGGGACATGTTGGACTGCCCTGCACATCATCCCGGACTTAATACACAGCCACTATAGATATGAATACCTTGTAGATAATatcacagaggaagaggaatggACATCATATGATGAg GCCATGGAACGATCATTCGAAGCGATCTTCTTGCTCTACACCTTGATGGGTGGAATTATTTTCACTGTAATGTCAGTTATGGCTGGGGCTGCCCTACGTTCAACAAAGAGCCAG ACCATGATAATGATGACCACTCCAACAAGTGAAACACAAGTTGACCAACGAGGACAAGAGGACGGTCTAAATTGTGAAAGAATGAGCGAAGAGAAGTAA